Part of the Micromonospora rhizosphaerae genome is shown below.
GCCGGGGCGGTGGTCGCCGAGGTCCGCGCGGCGGGCGGCACGGTGGTGGCCACCGGCGGGTGCTTCGACCTGCTGCACGCCGGACACGTGGCCACCCTCCAGGCCGCCCGGCAGCTCGGCGACTGCCTGGTCGTCTGCCTCAACTCCGACGCGAGCGTCGCCGGCCTGAAAGGGCCCGACCGCCCGGTCGTGTCGCAGGGCGACCGCAGCCGCCTCCTCGCCGCGTTGAGCTGTGTGGACGCGGTGATGATCTTCGACGAGCCCACCCCGGACGCGGCCCTGTCCTGGCTCCGCCCGGACATCTGGGTCAAGGGCGGTGACTACGCCACCGGCGGCGGCGACGAGACGCTGCCGGAGGCGGAGATCCTGGGCCGCTGGGGCGGGCACACCGTGCTGGTGCCGTACCTCGACGGCCGCTCCACCACCGACATGATCGCCGCGGCCCGGTCGGGTCGCCAGGGCGGCGTCCCGAGCGCGGCCGGGCCCGGCGCGACGGTCATCCGGTCGACGGCGGAGGGAGCACGATGAGCGGCGGTGCACCCGGCGCCGGCCAGACCGTCCTGATCACCGGCGGATCGAGCGGGCTGGGCGCCGCGGTGGTCACCGCGGTGGCCCGCGCCGGCGGCCGGCCCCTCGTCCTGGACCGGCAGCGACCGGGGGACGGAGTGCCCTGGGTCGAGTGCGACCTCGCCGACACCCGGGCCGCCGAGGCGGCGACCCGGGAACTCGCCGAACGCTCCGGTGGCCTGGACGCGGTGGTCACCGCGGCCGGCGTGGACGTGCCGGGCAGGCTGGCCGACGTCCCCCGGGAGACCTGGGAGCGGATCGTCGCCGTCGACCTGCTGGCCACCGCCGCGGTGATCCGGGCCGCGCTGCCGTATCTGGAGGCGTCCCGGGGAAGCATCGTCACCGTCGCCTCCACCCTCGGGGTCAAGGCGGTCAGCGAC
Proteins encoded:
- a CDS encoding SDR family oxidoreductase → MSGGAPGAGQTVLITGGSSGLGAAVVTAVARAGGRPLVLDRQRPGDGVPWVECDLADTRAAEAATRELAERSGGLDAVVTAAGVDVPGRLADVPRETWERIVAVDLLATAAVIRAALPYLEASRGSIVTVASTLGVKAVSDATAYCAAKFGVVGFTRALAAELAGSVGVTLLIPGGMRTAFFDERDPQYQPGPDAALNEPADTAAAIMFALSQPPGCAVREMVVCAQRESSYP